From Astatotilapia calliptera unplaced genomic scaffold, fAstCal1.2 U_scaffold_22, whole genome shotgun sequence, the proteins below share one genomic window:
- the LOC113017844 gene encoding uncharacterized protein LOC113017844 isoform X2 yields MAHCPDDSDSDMELTSLPMCQIVENVTPSLSQQVVELRTEVNKLSDCLRDSLNIQQSLLRQWDQLTTGNSPPPAVPQSPVFPMATSTPHVHVMDKTEPTNSTNPFLPSNPFQPTNPFLPSHSLKLSSTSRVIAAALHHAKLEPPVYAGDGKVQPEDWLNTVGTYKASLNLTDGQLLNELPHFLAKEPGKWFKALSSHITSWAQFCQLFKTVFLSSDNQERILRGILDRVHFTEANLPPVTNGASHARFTTGWTQSWTLGRQFFTSPLEYPTKNESELQCFICGCYPRHGCFPLGCTSRSHSSK; encoded by the exons ATGGCACACTGCCCAGACGACTCTGACTCAGACATGGAACTTACCTCGTTACCTATGTGCCAGATAGTTGAAAATGTGACTCCTAGCCTTAGCCAACAAGTGGTGGAGTTAAGAACTGAGGTGAATAAGCTTAGTGATTGTTTACGTGACTCACTGAACATACAGCAGAGTTTACTAAGGCAGTGGGACCAACTCACAACGGGGAactctccccctcctgcagtcCCACAGTCTCCTGTTTTCCCAATGGCCACATCGACACCTCATGTTCATGTGATGGACAAAACTGAACCCACCAACAGTACCAATCCGTTCCTGCCCAGCAACCCATTTCAACCTACAAATCCTTTCCTCCCATCTCACTCACTTAAACTCAGCAGCACTTCCAGAGTGATTGCGGCAGCTTTACATCACGCAAAGCTGGAGCCTCCTGTGTATGCTGGGGACGGAAAAGTGCAACCTGAGGACTGGTTAAATACAGTTGGCACATACAAAGCCTCATTGAACCTAACTGATGGGCAATTGCTAAACGAACTGCCACACTTTCTTGCAAAAGAGCCCGGGAAATGGTTCAAGGCACTGAGCTCCCACATCACATCATGGGCTCAATTCTGTCAACTGTTTAAGACAGTTTTTCTGTCCTCCGACAACCAAGAACGCATCCTGAGAGGAATTTTGGATCGTGTT catTTCACAGAGGCCAACCTTCCCCCAGTTACTAACGGAGCCTCACACGCCCGATTCACTACAGGGTGGACACAGTCTTGGACACTTGGAAGACAATTTTTCACAAGTCCACTGGAATACCCCACTAAGAACGAAAGTGAACTTCAATGCTTCATCTGTGGATGCTACCCTCGACACGGGTGCTTCCCTCTCGGCTGTACGAGCAGATCTCATTCAAGTAAATGA
- the LOC113017844 gene encoding uncharacterized protein LOC113017844 isoform X1, with protein sequence MAHCPDDSDSDMELTSLPMCQIVENVTPSLSQQVVELRTEVNKLSDCLRDSLNIQQSLLRQWDQLTTGNSPPPAVPQSPVFPMATSTPHVHVMDKTEPTNSTNPFLPSNPFQPTNPFLPSHSLKLSSTSRVIAAALHHAKLEPPVYAGDGKVQPEDWLNTVGTYKASLNLTDGQLLNELPHFLAKEPGKWFKALSSHITSWAQFCQLFKTVFLSSDNQERILRGILDRVQAQDELPTFVAHMLSEFDKLKSPPPEKDRVALYGANVTSVMDLLLRAHELHSVLGPQRPQPALCSKDNYKPEPYCFKCSQPGFTTRTCPNCNTHNEPRTPLGMAQSSHCQHLAPLTLAMKRWN encoded by the exons ATGGCACACTGCCCAGACGACTCTGACTCAGACATGGAACTTACCTCGTTACCTATGTGCCAGATAGTTGAAAATGTGACTCCTAGCCTTAGCCAACAAGTGGTGGAGTTAAGAACTGAGGTGAATAAGCTTAGTGATTGTTTACGTGACTCACTGAACATACAGCAGAGTTTACTAAGGCAGTGGGACCAACTCACAACGGGGAactctccccctcctgcagtcCCACAGTCTCCTGTTTTCCCAATGGCCACATCGACACCTCATGTTCATGTGATGGACAAAACTGAACCCACCAACAGTACCAATCCGTTCCTGCCCAGCAACCCATTTCAACCTACAAATCCTTTCCTCCCATCTCACTCACTTAAACTCAGCAGCACTTCCAGAGTGATTGCGGCAGCTTTACATCACGCAAAGCTGGAGCCTCCTGTGTATGCTGGGGACGGAAAAGTGCAACCTGAGGACTGGTTAAATACAGTTGGCACATACAAAGCCTCATTGAACCTAACTGATGGGCAATTGCTAAACGAACTGCCACACTTTCTTGCAAAAGAGCCCGGGAAATGGTTCAAGGCACTGAGCTCCCACATCACATCATGGGCTCAATTCTGTCAACTGTTTAAGACAGTTTTTCTGTCCTCCGACAACCAAGAACGCATCCTGAGAGGAATTTTGGATCGTGTTCAGGCTCAGGACGAGCTCCCAACGTTTGTCGCCCACATGTTGAGTGAGTTTGACAAACTGAAGAGCCCCCCACCTGAAAAAG ACAGAGTTGCCCTGTATGGCGCTAATGTCACTTCTGTAATGGACCTGCTGCTACGTGCTCATGAGCTTCACTCAGTGCTTGGACCACAAAGACCACAGCCTGCTTTATGTAGCAAAGACAACTATAAGCCTGAACCTTACTGCTTCAAATGCTCTCAGCCAGGGTTCACTACACGCACCTGCCCAAACTGTAACACCCACAATGAGCCTCGAACACCACTAGGCATGGCCCAGTCCAGCCATTGCCAGCACCTGGCCCCTCTGACCCTGGCCATGAAAAGGTGGAATTAA